aagttGTTGTGTGTCAAAGTTGCCTTTCTTTCCGTTCTCCGTATCCTAGCACAAAAATCAACATCAAATCTTACTCTTGTAGTGGCACATCTTCTCCACAACTGTTTTATCGTTAAGATTGATGCTAAAATCACAAGATGAGAAAGATTCCACATGAAACTTGATGAAGCCTAAGATGCTAACTTCACCAGCAATTTTGGTCACGGTGTTGAGGGGCAATGTACCCGATTTAGCATCCGAGAAATACTGAGGATTGTTGAAAAAACGATCAGCCATAACAGTGAGTGTCAAGTTCATGCCTTTACTCTCCCCAGAAGATATTTCACCACTAGGGATAGGAGCTTCACCAATCTTCTCCCCTCTATAACTAACTTCTGCAGTGCCATTCGAGTACTTGAATCCAAACTTGTTCGGGTTCTTCACGGTCACGTCTGCGTGCAATGTCACGTTCAAATCTATCCTCATTCTGAACATGTCAAAGTTCATGTCCATGTCCTGAAGCTGGATTGAGTCCACCTTGGTAATGGGGTGTTGTGGTTTGAACACTGTTAGTGCTAAGATCACAACTAGCAACACAATTGTGACCACAACACCACCTGTTACTGCCAGGCACACATTCCTCCTTTT
This is a stretch of genomic DNA from Lotus japonicus ecotype B-129 chromosome 1, LjGifu_v1.2. It encodes these proteins:
- the LOC130732287 gene encoding uncharacterized protein LOC130732287, whose translation is MKENSGKRRNVCLAVTGGVVVTIVLLVVILALTVFKPQHPITKVDSIQLQDMDMNFDMFRMRIDLNVTLHADVTVKNPNKFGFKYSNGTAEVSYRGEKIGEAPIPSGEISSGESKGMNLTLTVMADRFFNNPQYFSDAKSGTLPLNTVTKIAGEVSILGFIKFHVESFSSCDFSINLNDKTVVEKMCHYKSKI